Proteins from a single region of Segatella copri:
- a CDS encoding DUF1573 domain-containing protein, giving the protein MKRIILTLSMLVALVATASAQAEIKFDKLIHNFGSFEESNPVQKATFTFTNVGNKPLIINQAIASCGCTIPSYTKKPIAPGEKGQISVTYNGKGMFPGHFKKSITIRSNGNVEMSRLYIEGVMTEKK; this is encoded by the coding sequence ATGAAAAGAATCATATTGACACTCTCTATGCTGGTGGCTCTTGTAGCTACTGCATCTGCTCAGGCAGAGATTAAGTTCGACAAACTGATACACAACTTCGGTTCGTTCGAAGAGTCAAATCCGGTACAGAAGGCAACCTTTACCTTCACCAATGTGGGCAACAAGCCTTTGATTATCAACCAGGCTATTGCCAGCTGCGGCTGTACCATACCTTCTTACACCAAGAAGCCTATCGCTCCAGGCGAGAAGGGACAGATTAGTGTTACCTATAACGGCAAGGGCATGTTCCCTGGTCATTTCAAGAAGAGCATCACCATCCGTTCTAACGGCAATGTAGAAATGTCACGTCTCTATATAGAAGGTGTTATGACAGAAAAGAAATAA
- a CDS encoding EFR1 family ferrodoxin (N-terminal region resembles flavodoxins. C-terminal ferrodoxin region binds two 4Fe-4S clusters.), with amino-acid sequence MIFYFSGTGNTKWAAARLAAATHEDLIPIAPYMRADDSSHNIAEPFILKENERLGFVFPVHGWRVPRLVREFIRKMKIRRETPDATAEDKETFRKHPFAYCVCTAGDSIGLTIENLNDTIALNASLQALGITEVSASYSLIMPESYVGLPFMDVDPKEREVRKKSKSAQELAVICEEIFDRKEGVNRLVKGPIPWFFTKVVGGFFEKVLITDKRFHVEKDKCVKCGICANVCPVGDIKGGHGEYPEWLHHKDCLTCFTCYHHCPHHAIEFGRQTQKKGQYFYK; translated from the coding sequence ATGATTTTCTATTTCTCAGGAACTGGAAATACCAAGTGGGCAGCAGCCAGACTGGCAGCGGCTACACACGAAGACTTGATTCCTATCGCCCCTTATATGCGGGCGGATGATTCAAGCCACAATATAGCCGAGCCGTTTATTCTGAAAGAGAATGAACGGCTCGGATTCGTTTTCCCCGTACATGGCTGGAGAGTTCCACGCCTTGTAAGGGAGTTTATCAGGAAGATGAAGATACGGAGAGAAACTCCTGATGCTACTGCTGAAGACAAGGAGACGTTCAGGAAGCATCCTTTTGCCTATTGCGTCTGTACTGCAGGCGACAGCATCGGACTCACCATCGAAAACCTCAACGATACGATTGCGCTGAATGCATCGCTTCAGGCATTGGGCATCACGGAGGTTTCTGCTTCCTACTCGCTCATCATGCCGGAATCTTATGTAGGACTTCCTTTCATGGATGTTGATCCGAAGGAGCGCGAAGTTCGTAAGAAATCGAAATCGGCACAGGAACTGGCAGTTATCTGCGAAGAGATATTCGACAGGAAAGAGGGAGTGAACCGTCTGGTAAAAGGTCCTATCCCCTGGTTCTTCACCAAGGTTGTGGGCGGATTCTTCGAAAAGGTACTCATCACCGATAAGCGGTTTCATGTGGAGAAAGACAAGTGCGTGAAGTGTGGCATCTGTGCCAACGTCTGTCCTGTAGGCGATATCAAGGGCGGGCACGGAGAATACCCGGAATGGCTGCATCACAAGGATTGCCTCACCTGCTTTACCTGCTATCACCATTGTCCGCATCACGCCATCGAGTTTGGACGCCAGACGCAGAAGAAAGGACAATACTTTTATAAATAA
- a CDS encoding M6 family metalloprotease domain-containing protein yields MKKTIISLMLAFLGIANLYAVKAKPGIAKIMLADGTVACATLHGDETFHYYMLLDGTPLRETQDGKYEKITAEELNTRKTRAFSSENITRASELGTVSPSYFPPKGSPKALVLLVQFQDVKFKSKDPVATFNHYLNGKKGEAMPEADKEVFITNENYCQNYGSVQQYFADMSDNQFIPQFDVVGPVTVSKNSAYYGKNGRDDGSDTNYPQMIKEACQQVDGKVNFADYDSDSDGYVDLVYVIYAGYSESIPGNSGDCLWPKSGTVGGLGTYDGKKVRRFGINNELNNKPTDTQNGKYYINGIGLFCHEFSHTLGLPDIYPTNGITDHNQSPEYWDVMDMGNYQADGYQPIPYSPWEKSIVGWKQPTLLSDTEAKQIKLEPYDKASDAYKIIANSQGEYLLLQNIRNEGWYKEALGYGLLVWRIDYDDKTSVNLFDNPNNTTGKPRVMIVPADGMVYNSYNRGVSSDDIITSLQNDPFPTYKAGSATEYEVNSLTSITLNNSVDTSHPLYNITKDEATGLVTFDYLKNFSPTGISSVIIGKDRPTVYFDLEGRKVSVPQKGKIYITNKGQKIVY; encoded by the coding sequence ATGAAGAAGACAATCATCTCTCTGATGCTCGCCTTCCTGGGCATCGCCAATCTCTATGCCGTAAAGGCTAAACCGGGCATCGCCAAGATTATGCTGGCTGATGGAACCGTAGCATGTGCTACCCTGCATGGCGATGAAACCTTCCACTACTACATGCTGCTGGACGGTACGCCCCTGCGGGAAACCCAAGACGGAAAATACGAAAAGATAACTGCTGAAGAGCTGAACACCCGAAAGACCCGTGCTTTCTCTTCAGAGAATATCACAAGAGCATCAGAATTAGGAACCGTGAGCCCAAGCTATTTCCCTCCTAAGGGAAGTCCGAAGGCATTGGTACTCCTGGTGCAGTTTCAGGATGTGAAGTTCAAGAGTAAGGATCCGGTTGCTACATTCAACCATTACCTCAACGGAAAGAAGGGAGAAGCTATGCCTGAGGCTGATAAAGAAGTGTTTATCACCAACGAGAATTACTGCCAGAACTACGGCAGCGTACAGCAGTATTTCGCAGACATGAGCGATAACCAGTTTATACCACAGTTTGACGTAGTGGGTCCTGTTACGGTAAGCAAGAATTCTGCTTATTATGGCAAGAACGGACGTGACGACGGAAGTGACACCAACTATCCTCAGATGATTAAGGAAGCCTGCCAGCAGGTAGACGGCAAGGTTAACTTTGCCGATTACGACAGCGACAGCGACGGATATGTAGACCTTGTATATGTGATTTATGCCGGCTATTCTGAAAGCATCCCAGGCAATTCAGGCGATTGTCTCTGGCCGAAATCGGGTACCGTAGGAGGCCTGGGAACCTATGACGGTAAAAAGGTACGCCGGTTCGGCATTAACAACGAGCTGAACAATAAGCCTACAGATACCCAAAACGGCAAATACTACATCAATGGTATCGGTCTCTTCTGTCATGAGTTTTCGCATACTCTCGGTTTGCCAGACATCTATCCGACCAACGGCATCACAGACCATAACCAGAGTCCTGAATATTGGGACGTCATGGATATGGGCAATTATCAGGCTGACGGCTACCAGCCTATCCCTTATTCACCATGGGAGAAAAGCATCGTAGGATGGAAACAGCCTACCCTTCTTTCGGATACCGAGGCGAAGCAGATAAAGCTGGAACCATACGACAAGGCATCGGATGCATACAAGATTATAGCCAACAGCCAGGGCGAATACCTGCTGCTGCAGAATATCAGAAACGAGGGATGGTACAAGGAGGCTCTGGGTTACGGATTGCTGGTATGGCGCATCGACTACGATGACAAGACTTCGGTTAATCTGTTTGATAATCCCAACAACACGACAGGTAAGCCAAGGGTAATGATTGTTCCTGCAGACGGAATGGTATACAACAGCTATAACAGGGGTGTCAGCAGCGATGATATTATAACGAGTCTTCAGAACGACCCGTTCCCGACCTACAAGGCGGGCTCTGCTACAGAGTATGAGGTGAACAGTCTGACCAGTATCACCCTGAACAACAGTGTTGATACGAGTCATCCGCTCTACAACATCACAAAGGATGAAGCAACCGGTCTGGTTACCTTCGATTATCTCAAGAACTTCTCTCCTACCGGAATCTCTTCGGTCATCATCGGCAAAGACAGACCGACAGTCTATTTTGATCTGGAAGGCAGAAAGGTTTCCGTTCCACAAAAGGGCAAGATTTACATCACCAACAAGGGACAGAAGATAGTATACTAA
- a CDS encoding YggS family pyridoxal phosphate-dependent enzyme: MDYDVKRNLHEVLDSLPAGVRLVAISKFHPNEYIEEAYAEGQRIFGESHEQELAKKVPSLPEDIEWHFIGHLQTNKVKYIAPYISMIESVDSLKLLKEIEKQAAKHDRVVKVLLELHLAEEDTKSGLSLDACRELLEAGEWREMKHVQICGIMMMASNTDDEQQIAQEFDEAARFFDEIKARYFADDDAFCERSWGMSHDYHIAVKHGSTMVRVGTTIFGPRIY, from the coding sequence ATGGACTATGATGTAAAAAGAAATCTCCATGAGGTGCTGGACAGCTTGCCTGCCGGTGTTCGTCTCGTTGCCATCAGCAAGTTCCATCCCAACGAGTATATCGAGGAGGCTTATGCTGAAGGACAGCGTATCTTCGGCGAGAGTCACGAACAGGAACTCGCCAAGAAGGTGCCTTCGCTGCCTGAGGACATCGAGTGGCATTTCATCGGTCATCTGCAGACCAATAAGGTGAAGTATATCGCACCTTATATCTCGATGATAGAATCGGTAGACAGTCTGAAACTTCTCAAGGAGATTGAGAAGCAGGCTGCCAAGCACGATCGTGTAGTGAAGGTTCTTCTGGAACTTCATCTGGCTGAGGAAGATACCAAATCGGGTCTATCTCTTGATGCTTGCCGCGAACTTCTGGAGGCAGGCGAATGGCGGGAGATGAAGCATGTGCAGATTTGTGGCATCATGATGATGGCATCTAATACAGACGATGAGCAGCAGATTGCTCAGGAGTTTGATGAGGCTGCCCGGTTCTTTGATGAGATAAAGGCTAGATATTTTGCCGATGATGATGCTTTCTGCGAGCGTAGCTGGGGTATGAGTCACGATTATCATATTGCCGTCAAGCACGGCAGCACGATGGTTCGTGTAGGTACCACCATCTTCGGTCCTAGAATATATTAA
- a CDS encoding DUF4494 domain-containing protein, which translates to MRSRTSTWFETKVKYQKTMEDGSEKVVSEAYVVDALSFTEAESAIIDEMSVYVRGELKVSGIGKAGYGEIFFSDMDDDDKWYKAKLQFITIDEKSEKEKRSNVTYLVQAKSLARALRYIDEVMGKTMIDYDVVGLNETKLMDVFEHHAPTEKKEEKNDVPEYEEK; encoded by the coding sequence ATGAGAAGTAGAACAAGTACATGGTTTGAGACCAAAGTGAAATATCAGAAGACAATGGAGGATGGTTCTGAAAAGGTTGTTTCTGAAGCATACGTAGTAGATGCTTTGAGCTTTACCGAGGCTGAGAGCGCCATCATCGATGAAATGTCGGTATATGTAAGAGGCGAGTTGAAGGTGAGCGGTATCGGTAAGGCTGGCTACGGCGAAATCTTCTTCAGCGATATGGATGATGATGATAAGTGGTATAAGGCTAAACTCCAGTTCATCACGATTGATGAGAAGAGTGAGAAGGAGAAGCGCAGCAATGTTACTTATCTTGTTCAGGCTAAGTCTCTCGCCCGTGCCCTCCGTTATATTGATGAGGTGATGGGCAAGACTATGATAGATTATGATGTGGTTGGTTTGAACGAAACCAAACTGATGGATGTATTCGAGCATCATGCTCCTACCGAGAAGAAAGAGGAGAAGAATGATGTGCCTGAATACGAGGAGAAATAA
- a CDS encoding pyridoxal phosphate-dependent aminotransferase produces the protein MPEISVRGLEMPESPIRKLAPLAAAAKKRGVKVYHLNIGQPDLPTPQCGLDALKHIDRTVLEYSPSQGYLSYREKLVDYYKKFNINVTADDIIITSGGSEAVLFSFMSCLNPGDEIIVPEPAYANYMAFAISAGAKIRTIATTIEEGFSLPKVEKFEELINERTRAILICNPNNPTGYLYTRREMNQIRDLVKKYDLYLFSDEVYREYIYTGSPYISAMHLEGIEQNTVLIDSVSKRYSECGIRVGALITKNAEIRKAVMKFCQARLSPPLIGQIVAEASLDAPEEYYRDVYDEYVERRKCLIDGLNRIPGVYSPIPMGAFYTVAKLPIDDSEKFCRWCLEEFNYEGETIMMAPASGFYTTPGAGHNQVRVAYVLKKHDLERALVVLGKALEAYPGRVEDEGL, from the coding sequence ATGCCAGAAATATCTGTACGCGGTCTTGAAATGCCAGAGTCACCTATCAGAAAGTTGGCTCCTCTGGCTGCCGCAGCAAAAAAACGTGGAGTAAAGGTATATCACCTCAACATCGGTCAGCCTGACCTTCCAACTCCTCAATGTGGCCTAGATGCCCTGAAGCATATAGACCGCACGGTCTTGGAGTATTCTCCAAGTCAGGGCTATCTCAGCTATCGCGAGAAGCTTGTAGATTACTATAAGAAATTCAACATCAACGTAACTGCCGATGATATCATCATTACATCGGGAGGTTCTGAGGCTGTACTCTTCTCTTTCATGAGCTGCCTCAACCCTGGCGACGAGATTATCGTACCAGAACCTGCTTACGCTAACTATATGGCGTTTGCCATCTCGGCGGGTGCCAAGATCCGTACCATCGCCACAACGATAGAAGAAGGTTTCTCCCTGCCTAAGGTGGAGAAGTTTGAGGAGCTGATCAATGAGCGCACACGTGCCATCCTGATCTGCAACCCTAACAACCCTACGGGCTATCTCTATACCCGCAGAGAGATGAATCAGATTCGTGACCTGGTGAAGAAGTACGACCTCTATCTCTTCTCTGATGAGGTTTACCGTGAGTATATCTATACAGGCAGTCCTTATATCAGTGCGATGCACCTGGAAGGCATCGAGCAGAACACGGTTCTCATCGATTCTGTTTCGAAGCGTTACAGTGAGTGCGGTATCCGTGTAGGTGCCCTCATCACCAAGAATGCAGAAATCCGCAAGGCGGTGATGAAGTTCTGCCAGGCCCGTCTCTCTCCTCCACTAATCGGTCAGATTGTAGCCGAAGCTTCTCTGGATGCTCCAGAAGAGTACTACCGCGATGTATACGATGAGTATGTAGAGCGCCGTAAGTGTCTGATAGACGGCTTAAACCGTATTCCGGGCGTATACTCTCCTATTCCTATGGGAGCCTTCTATACCGTAGCCAAACTGCCTATCGATGATTCTGAAAAGTTCTGCCGCTGGTGTCTGGAGGAATTCAACTACGAGGGCGAAACCATCATGATGGCTCCAGCCTCCGGTTTCTATACGACTCCTGGAGCCGGTCACAATCAGGTTCGTGTAGCTTACGTCTTGAAGAAACACGATCTGGAGCGTGCTCTGGTGGTTCTGGGTAAGGCACTTGAGGCTTATCCGGGAAGAGTGGAAGACGAAGGACTGTAA
- a CDS encoding ABC transporter permease gives MNFPLFIAKRLYSDQGDKRKVSRPAIHIATAGVAIGLAIMIMSVCVVLGFKHTIRDKVIGFGSHIQVADFMTLQQQNQYPVVMNDSMVNVLKKIPGVKHVQKFAMKEGILKTDSDFLGVIFKGVGPDFDSTFIHQNMIEGSIPKFDDKASHNQILISQLMADKLKLKTGERIFAYFFDDNGVRMRRFTIKGIYQTNLKKYDEVMVYTDLYTAVKLNGWEEDQASGAELTVNDFNKLNETEDYIINKVNRTVDHYGETYSSATIKDLNPNIFQWLSLMDLNVWIILGLMLIVAGVTMISGLLIIILERTSMIGVMKALGARNKTIRHTFLWFAVFIIGKGMLLGNAIALGILTLQYFTGILKLDAQTYYVSTVPVEFNWLAIIALNIATLLISIFMLVAPSYLISHIHPAKSMRYE, from the coding sequence ATGAATTTTCCTCTATTTATAGCAAAGAGATTATATAGCGATCAGGGCGATAAACGTAAAGTTTCTCGCCCTGCTATTCATATAGCCACTGCAGGTGTTGCTATCGGACTCGCCATTATGATTATGTCGGTATGCGTAGTGCTCGGATTCAAGCATACCATACGCGACAAGGTAATAGGATTCGGAAGCCATATACAGGTGGCCGACTTCATGACGCTGCAGCAGCAAAACCAGTATCCGGTGGTTATGAACGACTCGATGGTCAACGTACTGAAAAAGATACCTGGCGTAAAACATGTGCAGAAATTTGCCATGAAAGAGGGAATCCTGAAGACGGACAGCGATTTCCTGGGCGTCATATTCAAAGGTGTAGGACCTGATTTCGATTCTACCTTTATCCATCAGAACATGATTGAAGGCAGCATCCCTAAGTTTGATGACAAAGCGAGTCATAACCAGATTCTCATCTCACAGCTGATGGCTGATAAGCTGAAGCTGAAGACGGGAGAACGCATCTTTGCCTACTTCTTTGATGACAACGGAGTGCGTATGCGCCGCTTCACCATCAAGGGTATCTATCAGACCAACCTGAAGAAGTATGATGAGGTGATGGTATACACCGACCTCTATACTGCCGTGAAGCTGAACGGATGGGAAGAAGACCAGGCGAGCGGTGCAGAACTGACCGTTAACGACTTCAACAAGCTCAACGAGACAGAAGACTATATCATAAATAAGGTGAACCGCACGGTAGACCACTATGGCGAAACCTACAGCAGTGCTACCATCAAGGACCTGAATCCAAACATCTTCCAATGGCTGAGCCTGATGGATCTGAATGTCTGGATTATTCTCGGTCTGATGCTGATAGTAGCCGGCGTCACCATGATCAGCGGTCTGCTCATCATCATTCTGGAACGCACCTCCATGATAGGCGTAATGAAGGCATTGGGTGCCCGCAACAAGACCATCCGCCACACCTTCCTGTGGTTTGCCGTCTTCATCATCGGCAAGGGTATGCTTCTGGGCAACGCCATCGCCCTCGGCATTCTTACCCTCCAGTACTTTACAGGCATCCTCAAACTCGATGCACAGACCTATTATGTAAGTACCGTTCCGGTAGAATTCAACTGGCTTGCCATCATAGCCCTGAACATTGCTACGCTGCTGATAAGTATCTTCATGCTCGTAGCACCAAGCTACCTGATTTCTCATATCCATCCAGCCAAATCAATGAGATATGAGTAA
- a CDS encoding AMP-binding protein — MNSIPSFNSYIENSIIKNWNLDALTDYKGATLQYHDIARKIEKLHILFENSDVKKGDKIAVCGRNSSQWAVAFLAIITYGAIVVPIQNEFKPEQIHNIVNHSESKLLFVGDVVATEITPEEMPSLEGIIYLPDNSLVISRSEKLTYARENLNAMFGHRYPKYFRPEHVKYHVDDPEELAMINYTSGTTGFSKGVMLPYRALWGNLDYLIDSVKPKIGKNCNILSTLPMAHMYGLMTEFLFNIVLGNHIFFLTRLPSPTLISEALSETKPDILYAVPLVVDKIVRKEVFPHIQTNRARLLMNMPVINKRIKEKVREFVLRKFGERPYEVVVGGAPLNKEIENFFISIGFPIAMGYGTTETAPLITFAHQDNYVAGSCGVAVKHMEVKVLSDDPENVAGELVCRGINVMKGYYKNQEATDAVIDKDGWFHTGDLATMDADGHFFVRGRSKNMLLGPNGQNIYPEEIEDKLNSMAMVNESIVIQSDDKLVALVHPDMEEVNNLGFTDEDLENIMEQNRKELNMQIPSFAKVSRIKLHNQEFEKTAKKSIKRYLYQNAI; from the coding sequence ATGAATTCAATACCAAGTTTTAACTCGTATATTGAGAACAGCATTATCAAGAATTGGAATCTGGATGCGCTCACCGATTACAAGGGCGCAACCCTCCAATATCACGATATTGCCAGAAAGATTGAGAAGCTACACATCCTGTTCGAAAACAGCGATGTAAAGAAGGGCGACAAGATTGCCGTCTGCGGAAGAAATAGTAGCCAGTGGGCAGTAGCCTTCCTGGCCATTATTACATACGGAGCCATTGTCGTACCTATACAGAACGAATTTAAGCCTGAGCAGATTCACAACATCGTGAACCACAGCGAAAGCAAACTTCTGTTCGTTGGTGACGTGGTAGCTACAGAGATAACACCAGAGGAGATGCCTTCGCTGGAAGGAATCATCTATCTTCCGGACAATTCGCTTGTCATCTCGCGCTCTGAGAAACTGACTTATGCGCGCGAGAACCTCAATGCAATGTTCGGACACAGATATCCTAAGTATTTCAGACCAGAACACGTGAAGTATCACGTAGACGATCCTGAAGAACTGGCAATGATCAACTATACCAGTGGAACTACCGGTTTCTCAAAAGGTGTGATGCTCCCATACAGAGCACTTTGGGGTAATCTCGACTACCTCATCGATTCAGTGAAACCTAAGATAGGTAAGAACTGCAACATCCTTTCTACCCTTCCGATGGCTCACATGTATGGACTCATGACAGAATTTCTCTTCAATATAGTATTGGGTAACCATATCTTCTTCCTTACCCGTCTGCCGAGCCCAACGCTCATCTCAGAGGCGTTGTCAGAAACCAAGCCAGACATCCTCTATGCGGTGCCGCTTGTAGTAGACAAGATTGTAAGAAAGGAAGTATTCCCACATATCCAAACCAACCGTGCACGACTGCTGATGAACATGCCTGTCATCAATAAGCGCATCAAGGAGAAGGTTCGCGAGTTTGTATTGAGAAAGTTTGGCGAACGTCCTTACGAGGTTGTTGTGGGTGGTGCTCCGCTCAACAAGGAGATAGAGAACTTCTTCATCAGCATAGGTTTCCCTATCGCAATGGGATATGGTACCACTGAGACTGCTCCACTTATCACCTTTGCCCATCAGGACAACTACGTGGCAGGAAGCTGTGGTGTTGCCGTGAAGCACATGGAGGTCAAGGTTTTGAGCGATGACCCGGAGAACGTAGCCGGTGAACTGGTTTGCCGCGGCATCAATGTGATGAAGGGCTATTACAAGAACCAGGAGGCAACAGATGCCGTAATAGATAAAGACGGATGGTTCCATACAGGCGACCTGGCAACGATGGACGCCGACGGACATTTCTTCGTAAGAGGCAGAAGCAAGAACATGCTGCTGGGACCTAACGGACAGAACATCTATCCGGAAGAGATTGAGGACAAGCTCAACTCCATGGCTATGGTCAACGAGAGCATCGTAATACAGAGCGATGACAAGCTGGTAGCTCTGGTTCATCCGGATATGGAAGAAGTTAACAACCTCGGCTTTACAGACGAAGACCTGGAGAACATCATGGAGCAGAACCGCAAGGAACTGAACATGCAGATACCTAGCTTCGCAAAGGTGTCACGCATCAAACTTCATAATCAGGAATTTGAAAAGACAGCCAAGAAGTCTATCAAGCGTTACCTCTATCAGAACGCAATCTAG
- a CDS encoding AMP-binding protein has translation MEIPSFNALIQKSIIDHWDMDALTDYKGATLQYHDVARKIEKLHIMFENSGVVKGDKIALCGRNSANWAVAFLATLTYGAIAVPILHEFMPDQIHNIVNHSDAKLLFVGDVVATQIDATKMPALEGIIYIPDYSLVVSRTDKLTYAREHLNEMFGIKYPKYFRKNHVNYYMEQNPDELAMINYTSGTTGFSKGVMVPYRALWGNADFAENVLGKKIKQGDSVISILPMAHMYGMAFEFIFEFIKGCHVFYLTRIPSPAIIAEAFGRIKPAVIIAVPLVIEKIIRKKVFPKIQNNRMRMLLHMPVISKKVKEKICDQVSNAFGGNFYEVIIGGAAFNQEVESFLHSVGFKYTVGYGATECAPIICYEDYKNFVPGSCGKAALHMMVRIDSPDPENVPGEILAKGPNVMLGYYKNEEATKQTIDENGWYHTGDLGTMDGDGNVFIKGRSKNMLLGANGQNIYPEEIEDKLNSLALVAESVVVQKGNKLIALVHPDYDEAQTLNLGTNELADVMEQNRQELNTMIPAYSKVSEIRIHEDEFEKTPKKSIKRFLYTAE, from the coding sequence ATGGAGATTCCAAGCTTTAACGCACTCATCCAAAAGAGCATCATAGACCATTGGGATATGGATGCTCTGACAGACTACAAGGGAGCAACCTTGCAGTACCATGATGTAGCACGCAAAATTGAGAAGCTACACATCATGTTTGAGAACTCTGGTGTAGTAAAGGGCGACAAGATAGCACTTTGCGGTAGAAATAGCGCAAACTGGGCTGTAGCATTCCTTGCTACCCTTACCTATGGTGCCATTGCCGTACCTATCCTGCATGAATTCATGCCAGACCAGATTCACAACATCGTAAACCACAGCGATGCCAAACTGCTCTTTGTGGGTGATGTTGTAGCTACACAGATTGATGCAACGAAGATGCCAGCTCTTGAAGGCATCATCTATATACCGGATTATTCACTTGTCGTTTCACGTACCGACAAGTTGACTTATGCGCGCGAACACCTCAACGAGATGTTCGGTATCAAATATCCCAAGTACTTCCGCAAAAACCATGTCAACTACTATATGGAACAGAATCCGGATGAGTTGGCAATGATCAACTATACCAGCGGAACTACCGGTTTCTCCAAGGGAGTAATGGTTCCATACCGTGCACTATGGGGCAATGCAGATTTCGCAGAGAACGTACTGGGTAAGAAGATCAAGCAGGGAGATTCTGTCATCAGTATCCTACCGATGGCCCACATGTACGGCATGGCGTTTGAATTTATCTTCGAATTTATCAAGGGCTGCCACGTCTTCTATCTCACCCGCATCCCTAGTCCAGCCATCATCGCCGAGGCATTCGGCCGCATCAAGCCAGCCGTCATCATAGCTGTACCTCTGGTTATCGAGAAGATTATCCGCAAGAAGGTATTCCCTAAAATCCAGAACAACCGCATGCGTATGCTGCTCCACATGCCTGTGATCAGCAAGAAGGTGAAGGAGAAGATATGCGACCAGGTATCCAATGCCTTCGGTGGCAACTTCTACGAGGTGATTATCGGTGGTGCAGCCTTTAACCAGGAAGTGGAAAGTTTCCTCCATAGCGTAGGTTTCAAATATACCGTGGGATATGGCGCAACAGAATGTGCCCCTATCATCTGCTACGAGGATTACAAAAACTTCGTACCGGGCTCTTGCGGTAAGGCTGCCCTCCACATGATGGTCCGCATCGACAGTCCTGATCCTGAGAATGTACCAGGCGAAATCCTTGCCAAGGGTCCTAACGTAATGTTGGGTTACTATAAGAATGAGGAAGCTACCAAGCAGACCATCGACGAGAACGGATGGTATCATACAGGCGACCTCGGAACCATGGATGGTGACGGCAACGTCTTCATCAAGGGTCGTAGCAAGAACATGCTGCTCGGCGCAAACGGTCAGAATATCTACCCTGAGGAGATTGAGGATAAGCTCAACTCTTTGGCTCTGGTAGCGGAAAGCGTGGTTGTACAGAAGGGCAACAAGCTCATTGCTCTGGTTCACCCAGACTATGATGAAGCTCAGACCCTGAACCTCGGTACCAACGAACTGGCAGATGTCATGGAGCAGAACCGCCAGGAACTCAACACCATGATTCCTGCTTACAGCAAAGTATCAGAAATACGTATACATGAAGATGAGTTTGAAAAGACTCCTAAGAAGAGCATCAAGCGATTCCTCTATACGGCAGAGTAA
- a CDS encoding Crp/Fnr family transcriptional regulator: MADFKVITPKRDIARELARKYSTMTYDELDVVEDILEPIKYAKGEMILPEGEQCMGISYIEKGLVRQFYFKNGKEVTEHLGVDHTIFMCIESLFKEEPTHLQVEALEPTLVYMLPKKKLEAAAMRNVNIQMLYRKILEESLIQSQIHADLMRFESAPNKYKRLCEMSPQVVLRAPLTYIASYLQMTPETLSRIRSNTLL, translated from the coding sequence ATGGCAGACTTTAAAGTAATTACCCCTAAGCGTGATATTGCGCGCGAACTGGCGCGTAAATATAGTACGATGACTTATGATGAGCTCGATGTTGTGGAAGATATCCTTGAGCCTATCAAGTATGCCAAGGGCGAGATGATCTTGCCTGAAGGTGAACAGTGCATGGGTATCTCGTACATCGAGAAGGGATTGGTGCGCCAATTTTACTTTAAGAATGGCAAGGAGGTGACCGAACATCTGGGTGTGGATCATACCATCTTTATGTGCATTGAGAGCCTCTTTAAGGAAGAGCCTACCCACCTGCAGGTGGAAGCTTTGGAGCCTACGCTGGTGTATATGCTACCGAAGAAAAAGCTGGAGGCGGCTGCTATGCGTAATGTTAATATCCAGATGCTTTATCGTAAAATATTGGAAGAGAGTTTGATTCAGTCTCAGATTCATGCCGATCTGATGCGATTTGAGTCGGCACCTAATAAATATAAGCGCCTGTGCGAAATGAGCCCACAGGTGGTTCTGCGTGCTCCGCTCACCTATATCGCAAGTTATCTGCAGATGACTCCGGAAACGCTGTCCAGAATCCGCTCGAATACTTTATTATAA